The following coding sequences lie in one Phaeodactylum tricornutum CCAP 1055/1 chromosome 12, whole genome shotgun sequence genomic window:
- a CDS encoding predicted protein produces the protein MGERTIAPPLPKVVVVVGTYEGVLAGWELSKHNSFQISFATPVHGGSVRSLCIASRGSASTSGNSDKNQSLPGSLLSCGYDEYLKTHDFAKKLTSSGEVRTPSEFGTPLCSSFAPPASSSGLPSTHCLLGFAGGKLVIYKKRDWSVQHVLAGHEGGVSAMAVHPSGKMVLTGGESDGKLKLWDLTKGRLAYVSKIQPARTNIQGRTHYDAVVSLVWSPVNGDAYAFAYGSHLTVRDVATGKDLLDTELPSRVNQICLLDVSEGLFVAAACNDGSLPVLAVQSVDNTEGERRGMMAIEPVEGPVAREERFKCIHAVGGYHVVTANSAGVVSLMDLQGAINMIMSDDKNDDGVDAGNPVDPSSDTDDESVDHESDKGTSEDEETGEEELAVDMIDSIQLGTGARITCLAVYSCERDDDLSDPPSDASVDNEEVETIPRENAPEEDRENFQRVKRKWEKEVVMDPEAVERARALVTEAKKIQKRKEKKSKKHKTR, from the coding sequence AACAATTGCCCCACCTCTTCCCAaagtcgttgtcgttgtagGTACCTACGAAGGCGTCTTGGCAGGCTGGGAGTTATCGAAACACAATAGCTTTCAAATATCGTTCGCGACGCCGGTACACGGAGGCAGCGTTCGCAGTCTGTGTATTGCCAGCCGCGGCAGTGCCTCTACTTCTGGGAATAGCGACAAAAATCAGAGCCTACCAGGGTCTTTGCTCTCCTGCGGATACGATGAATACTTGAAAACTCACGATTTTGCCAAAAAATTGACATCATCGGGAGAAGTCCGGACCCCCTCCGAGTTCGGTACGCCCTTGTGCTCGTCCTTTGCTCCGCCAGCGTCGTCATCCGGCCTGCCGAGTACGCACTGTTTGTTGGGCTTTGCGGGTGGGAAGCTTGTTATCTACAAAAAGCGCGATTGGAGCGTCCAGCATGTACTGGCGGGACACGAAGGCGGCGTATCAGCGATGGCTGTACATCCTTCGGGGAAAATGGTTTTGACTGGAGGTGAATCGGACGGCAAGCTCAAGCTTTGGGATTTGACCAAGGGTCGACTAGCGTACGTGAGCAAAATCCAACCCGCGCGCACGAACATTCAAGGTCGAACCCACTACGATGCGGTTGTCAGTCTCGTTTGGAGCCCCGTAAATGGTGACGCTTACGCCTTCGCCTATGGATCGCATTTGACAGTTCGAGATGTTGCGACAGGAAAGGATCTGCTGGATACTGAACTTCCCTCTCGGGTCAACCAGATTTGTCTATTAGACGTATCAGAAGGCTTGTTTGTCGCAGCGGCATGTAACGATGGATCGCTGCCGGTTTTGGCTGTCCAGAGTGTAGATAATACAGAAGGGGAGCGCCGAGGCATGATGGCGATCGAACCAGTCGAAGGGCCAGTGGCGCGAGAAGAGCGATTTAAATGTATACATGCGGTCGGGGGTTATCACGTTGTAACTGCAAACAGTGCCGGTGTTGTAAGTCTCATGGACTTGCAAGGGGCCATCAACATGATTATGAGCGACgacaagaacgacgacggagTTGATGCAGGTAATCCAGTGGATCCGAGCAGTGACACGGACGACGAGAGTGTCGATCACGAAAGTGACAAAGGTACAagtgaagatgaagaaactgGCGAGGAAGAGCTGGCGGTCGACATGATCGACAGTATTCAGTTAGGAACCGGAGCGCGGATTACTTGTTTGGCGGTCTATTCTTGTGAACGAGACGACGATTTATCGGATCCTCCATCCGATGCGTCTGTGGATAATGAGGAAGTAGAAACAATACCAAGAGAGAATGCGCCGGAAGAAGACCGCGAAAACTTTCAAAGAGTGAAGCGGAAATGGGAAAAGGAAGTCGTCATGGATCCGGAAGCCGTAGAAAGGGCAAGGGCCCTGGTCACAGAGGCGAAAAAGATTCAAAAACGAAAGGAgaagaaatcaaagaagCACAAGACTAGATAG